In one window of Tumebacillus algifaecis DNA:
- a CDS encoding cyclodeaminase/cyclohydrolase family protein: MTRTRKGRFVDEPFPNLCDWVAHPEVPSPAGGTVVAACSALAASLAELLLRVTKNRLHKRGEGTEGIDQLLTEAAELRVRLLDYGEGDVYEAQKIIQGERAACVRKDVGSPAKIAGTIVKVLRLTKELAPQVGSALHSDVRVIAYLAHAGVMGITEICMANIRFAGGADDKLMTRIERWRHEATELRDEILSRTT; this comes from the coding sequence ATGACCCGAACGCGCAAGGGCAGGTTCGTCGATGAGCCCTTTCCCAACCTCTGTGACTGGGTCGCCCACCCGGAAGTGCCAAGCCCAGCGGGTGGCACGGTCGTCGCGGCATGCAGTGCGCTTGCCGCGTCTTTGGCCGAACTGCTGCTTCGCGTGACGAAGAACCGCCTGCACAAGCGGGGGGAAGGGACAGAAGGCATCGATCAACTGCTCACCGAAGCGGCTGAGTTGCGCGTTCGCCTGCTCGATTATGGCGAAGGCGATGTCTATGAGGCACAAAAGATCATCCAAGGCGAGCGTGCCGCTTGTGTGCGCAAAGATGTCGGGAGTCCGGCGAAGATCGCAGGCACGATCGTCAAAGTATTGCGCTTGACGAAAGAACTGGCCCCACAGGTGGGGAGCGCACTGCACAGCGATGTGCGCGTGATCGCCTATCTGGCCCATGCTGGGGTGATGGGCATCACAGAAATCTGTATGGCCAACATCCGCTTCGCTGGCGGGGCGGACGACAAACTGATGACACGTATCGAACGCTGGCGGCACGAAGCGACCGAACTTCGCGACGAAATCCTGTCGCGCACCACGTAA